In a single window of the Gemmatimonadales bacterium genome:
- the cysK gene encoding cysteine synthase A, giving the protein MPHGTIYRNVTETVGNTPLIYLNRLAAGLPARVAVKHEGFNPFNSVKDRIGMAMIQDAIDAGRLRPGMIIVEPTSGNTGIGLAYVAAALGYSSIFTMPDTMTAERRNMLRALGAKVVLTEGAKGMKGAIARAEEILARLGDKGWMPRQFDNPANPAIHYRTTGPEIWADTAGAVDIFVSGVGTGGTITGAGRYLREKKPSIRIVAVEPAESPVLSGGAAGPHKQQGLGAGFIPNILDTGIYDDVIQVTNGDAIATTRRLAREEAIFAGISTGSITWAALELARQAANAGKLIVSIGCDFGERYLSNPVYADLPDRGDAEIDAALGMQPAMA; this is encoded by the coding sequence ATGCCCCACGGCACCATCTATAGGAACGTTACCGAGACCGTCGGCAACACGCCGCTGATCTATCTCAACCGATTGGCCGCCGGCCTCCCGGCCCGCGTCGCCGTAAAGCACGAGGGCTTCAATCCGTTCAACTCGGTCAAGGACCGCATCGGCATGGCGATGATCCAGGACGCCATCGACGCGGGACGCCTCCGACCGGGGATGATCATTGTCGAGCCCACAAGCGGCAACACCGGAATCGGGCTCGCCTACGTGGCCGCTGCACTCGGCTATAGCTCCATCTTCACCATGCCGGACACGATGACTGCCGAGCGGCGCAACATGCTCCGCGCTCTGGGCGCGAAGGTCGTGCTCACCGAGGGCGCCAAGGGGATGAAGGGCGCCATCGCACGGGCCGAGGAGATCCTCGCACGCCTGGGCGACAAGGGCTGGATGCCGCGCCAGTTCGATAACCCCGCCAATCCCGCCATCCACTACCGCACCACCGGCCCCGAGATCTGGGCCGACACTGCTGGCGCGGTCGACATTTTCGTGTCGGGCGTCGGCACCGGAGGTACGATTACTGGTGCCGGTCGCTACCTGCGCGAGAAAAAGCCGAGCATCCGTATCGTGGCGGTCGAGCCGGCCGAGAGCCCGGTCCTCTCCGGCGGTGCGGCGGGGCCGCACAAGCAGCAGGGGCTCGGCGCCGGATTCATTCCCAACATTCTCGACACCGGGATTTACGACGACGTAATTCAGGTGACGAACGGAGATGCCATCGCCACCACGCGCCGCCTGGCCCGCGAAGAGGCGATCTTTGCCGGCATCTCGACGGGCTCGATCACTTGGGCGGCGCTCGAGCTGGCACGGCAGGCGGCCAACGCGGGCAAGCTGATCGTCTCAATCGGCTGCGATTTCGGCGAGCGCTATCTCTCGAATCCCGTCTATGCCGATCTGCCCGACCGGGGCGACGCCGAAATTGACGCAGCGCTCGGCATGCAGCCGGCGATGGCCTGA
- a CDS encoding SusD/RagB family nutrient-binding outer membrane lipoprotein, which translates to MSTDPNNPSQDQATANQLFAAFQASQYSTFEGTMAYTVCIWMQQCLGINGRFLEQQGTDYQMDDGTFDAAFFAVYQGGGLIDLRTIQAKTDKVDPFYNGVAKIWEALIISEAADKWGDIPYSEAVSAAKTPKLDKQLDVYAALETLLDAAIAEIPADGAGGPSVVDFSYGGLPSAQAQAAAWVALAHTLKARILLHQVAVNGGAKAGNAFYTQIAVEAAKGVAVDGSQDFNAVVGGADPTTSNGWNQFFSVSGFGSDLIASNTLINFMNANNDTRRTQYFAAPTPTPLAAQIDGSPRTAPNFAQPWVTGEENALILAEAELLRPGGNPALAATLVNNIRTAHGEPVLGAVTLRNIIEEKWVSLFQNYEIWNDYKRTGCPDLTPTFNEPKFGGLIPRRLFYGLTEESSNPNIPDVGTQLANGFRNANDPGPQTCPP; encoded by the coding sequence GTGTCGACGGACCCGAACAACCCGTCGCAGGATCAGGCGACGGCCAATCAGCTATTCGCGGCATTCCAGGCGTCGCAGTACTCGACGTTCGAAGGGACGATGGCCTACACCGTCTGCATCTGGATGCAACAGTGCCTCGGCATCAACGGGCGCTTCCTGGAGCAGCAGGGCACCGACTACCAGATGGACGACGGAACGTTCGATGCCGCGTTCTTTGCGGTGTACCAGGGAGGTGGCTTGATCGATCTCCGAACGATCCAGGCCAAAACCGACAAGGTGGATCCGTTCTATAACGGAGTCGCCAAGATCTGGGAGGCGCTGATCATCAGCGAGGCCGCCGACAAGTGGGGAGATATTCCCTACTCCGAGGCAGTGTCAGCCGCCAAGACCCCCAAGCTGGACAAGCAGCTGGACGTCTATGCGGCGCTCGAGACATTGCTCGATGCTGCGATTGCCGAGATTCCGGCTGACGGGGCTGGCGGACCGAGTGTGGTCGACTTTTCCTACGGTGGTCTCCCCTCGGCCCAGGCGCAGGCTGCCGCCTGGGTTGCCCTGGCCCATACGCTCAAGGCCCGCATTCTCCTTCACCAGGTTGCGGTGAATGGCGGGGCCAAGGCAGGCAACGCGTTCTATACCCAGATCGCTGTCGAAGCGGCGAAGGGTGTGGCCGTGGATGGCTCGCAGGACTTCAACGCCGTCGTGGGTGGGGCGGATCCGACCACGTCCAACGGCTGGAACCAGTTCTTCAGCGTCAGCGGGTTCGGCTCGGATCTGATCGCGAGTAACACGCTGATCAACTTCATGAACGCGAACAACGACACTCGGCGGACGCAGTACTTCGCCGCGCCGACGCCGACCCCGCTGGCCGCGCAGATCGATGGCAGCCCGCGGACCGCTCCGAATTTTGCGCAGCCGTGGGTCACCGGAGAGGAAAACGCGTTGATCCTGGCGGAAGCCGAGCTGCTTCGGCCGGGCGGCAATCCCGCGCTCGCGGCCACGCTCGTCAACAACATCAGGACGGCGCATGGCGAGCCGGTGCTTGGGGCGGTCACGCTGCGCAATATCATCGAAGAGAAGTGGGTTTCGCTGTTCCAGAACTACGAGATCTGGAACGACTATAAGCGCACGGGGTGCCCCGACCTGACGCCGACGTTCAATGAGCCCAAGTTCGGCGGCCTCATCCCGCGCCGGCTCTTCTACGGACTGACCGAGGAGAGCAGCAACCCCAACATCCCGGACGTTGGCACGCAGCTCGCCAACGGGTTCCGCAACGCGAACGACCCGGGTCCGCAGACGTGCCCGCCCTGA
- a CDS encoding FAD-dependent oxidoreductase, with amino-acid sequence MHVVVIGAGAFGGWTALHLRRNGARVTLLDAWGPGNSRASSGGETRVIRLIYGGQRRYVELTIRAFELWWQHEERWRHRLYQRTGALWLFGENCPDGDAYARNALPLIDDPDFRIAKIPLEQLRASYPAISTHGLRSAFFEHEAGYLLARDACAAVCEGFVAEGGEYRREAARPGRIAGGAMHAVMLGGGATLRADAFVFACGPWLGRLFPEVIGDRIRPTRQEVLFFGTPPGAAAYDESSLPVWLEHGERFVYGIPGDGRRGFKLADDTRGGPIDPTSDDRVVSPEAVARARAFLARRFPALAAAPLVESRVCQYEQTPDGDFILDRHPAAHNVWLAGGGSGHGFKMGPAVGELVARMVLGRAEPEAEFVLRRLVPGQTVRTGAATGPSSPSRLAAETSRP; translated from the coding sequence GTGCACGTCGTCGTAATCGGCGCCGGCGCGTTCGGCGGATGGACGGCGCTGCACCTGCGTCGAAATGGCGCGCGGGTGACGTTGCTCGACGCGTGGGGCCCGGGCAACTCGCGGGCAAGCTCGGGCGGTGAAACCCGCGTCATCCGGCTCATCTACGGCGGCCAGCGCCGTTACGTCGAGCTCACCATTCGGGCTTTCGAGCTCTGGTGGCAGCACGAGGAGCGCTGGCGGCACCGGCTCTACCAGCGCACCGGTGCGCTCTGGCTGTTCGGGGAGAATTGCCCCGACGGAGACGCCTACGCCCGTAATGCTCTCCCGCTCATCGACGATCCCGATTTTCGCATCGCCAAGATCCCGCTCGAGCAGCTTCGGGCGTCCTATCCCGCCATATCCACCCACGGGCTTCGGAGCGCGTTCTTCGAGCACGAAGCGGGATATCTGCTGGCGCGCGATGCGTGCGCCGCCGTCTGCGAGGGATTTGTGGCCGAGGGCGGCGAGTACCGGCGCGAGGCGGCACGGCCGGGGCGCATCGCGGGAGGCGCAATGCACGCGGTGATGCTGGGCGGAGGCGCCACGCTCCGCGCCGATGCGTTCGTGTTCGCCTGCGGGCCGTGGCTCGGCCGGCTCTTTCCCGAGGTGATCGGCGACCGGATCCGGCCCACCCGGCAGGAGGTGCTATTCTTCGGCACGCCGCCGGGCGCCGCGGCGTACGACGAATCTTCGCTCCCGGTCTGGCTCGAGCATGGCGAGCGGTTCGTCTATGGCATCCCCGGCGACGGGCGCCGCGGCTTCAAGCTGGCGGATGATACGCGCGGCGGCCCGATCGACCCCACGTCGGATGATCGCGTGGTCTCGCCCGAGGCGGTGGCACGGGCGCGGGCGTTTCTCGCGCGCCGGTTCCCGGCGCTCGCGGCGGCACCGCTCGTCGAATCACGGGTCTGCCAGTACGAGCAGACGCCCGACGGCGACTTCATCCTCGACCGGCACCCCGCGGCCCATAACGTCTGGCTCGCGGGCGGCGGGTCGGGTCACGGGTTCAAGATGGGCCCGGCGGTCGGCGAGCTGGTGGCGCGGATGGTGCTCGGGCGGGCCGAGCCGGAGGCGGAGTTCGTATTGCGGCGCTTGGTACCGGGTCAGACTGTTCGGACCGGGGCTGCGACGGGTCCATCGAGCCCGTCGCGCCTTGCAGCCGAAACCAGTCGACCGTAA